The following is a genomic window from Janibacter sp. DB-40.
CCGTCAGCAGGTGGTAGGTGCTGCTGCGGGGCAGACCCAGTGCGCGTGCGAGGTGCGCCGCCGGGACCGGCTCGGCCCGACTGGCCAGGTGCGTCAGCGCACGCAGGGCGTGCCCCGCTGCGGTTGCGTTCGCCATGGATCTGTCCTTGCGGTTGTGGGAGCAGACGAAGGGAGGGGATGGCCCTTGGCGCGAAGTCCGCACGACCGGGTGCATCCGTTCACCGATGGACACGGTGCGGACTTCGGCCTGAGTCGGGCCAAACCCCTCCCTTCGCCCACTCCCTGGTCGACGTCTCGTATCCCAGACACTAACCGGGCGGAGTGGGTCCCCGCGAGGGGGCGAAGGGAGTTGCATGGGACCCATGACCACGCAGCAGCAGACCAGGACCGTGACCATCGGCGAGCGACCCCTGACCGTCGACGAGGTCGTCGCCGTGGCCCGCCACCACGCCCCCGTGGAGATCAGCGATGCCGCCTGGGAGCGGGTGCGCGCCGCCCGCACCGTCGTCGAGGGTCTCGCCGAGGACACGGTCGCCCACTACGGCGTCTCCACCGGCTTCGGCGCGCTCGCGACCAGGCACATCCCCCACGAGAAGCGCGCGCAGCTGCAGCGCTCGCTCGTGCGCAGCCACGCCGCGGGCAGCGGGCCCGAGGTCGAGGAGGAGGTCGTGCGCGCGCTGATGCTGCTGCGCATCCAGACCCTGGCCACGGGCCGCACCGGCATCCGCGAGGAGACCCTGCGTCTCTACCTCGCCCTGCTGACCGGGCACATCACCCCCGTCGTCCACGAGTACGGCTCCCTCGGCTGCTCCGGCGACCTGTCGCCACTGAGCCACTGTGCGCTCGTGCTCATGGGTGAGGGCAGCGTGCGCGTCGCCGGGGGTGACGTGGTCGACGCGGGTGAGGCGCTGGCGGCGGCCGGGCTCACGCCGGTCGAGCTGCTCGAGAAGGAGGGCCTGGCCCTCATCAACGGCACCGACGGCATGCTCGGGATGCTGTGCCTGGCCATCCACGACCTGCGCACGCTGCTGACGACCGCCGACATCTCGGCAGCGATGAGCATCGAGGGGCTACTCGGCACCGACGACGTCTTCGCCGCCGACCTGCAGGCGCTGCGTCCGCACCCCGGCCAGGCCCTCGCCGCGGAGAACATGCGTGCGGTCCTCGCCGGCAGCCCGATCCGCGACAGCCACCGCGACCCGGCGGCCTGCACCCGGGTCCAGGACGCGTACTCCCTTCGCTGCTCGCCCCAGGTGCACGGTGGCGCCCGCGACACCGTCGAGTACGCCGCGACCGTCGCCGCGCAGGAGCTTGCCGCCGCCGTCGACAACCCGGTCGTCACCCCCGACGGTCGCGTCGAGTCCAACGGGAACTTCCACGGCGCCCCCGTCGCCTACGTCCTCGACTTCCTGGCGATCGTCGCCGCCGACGTGGCGAGCATGAGCGAGCGGCGCACCGACCGCTTCCTCGACCCGGCGCGCAACCACGGGCTGCCGCCCTTCCTCGCCGATGATCCCGGCGTCGACTCCGGCCTGATGATCGCCCAGTACACCGCCGCCGGCATGGTCAGCGAGATGAAGCGCCTGGCCGCCCCGGCGAGCGTCGACTCCATCCCCAGCAGCGCGATGCAGGAGGACCACGTGTCGATGGGATGGGGCGCCGGCCGCAAGCTGCGCCGCAGCGTCGACGCCCTCTCCCGCGTCGTGGCCGTCGAGCTGTACACCGCAACGCGGGGGATCGCGCTGCGCGCCCCCCTTCGCCCCGCACCGGCCACGGGGGCCGTCATCGCGGCCCTCGCCGAGCGCGGGGACGTCGCCCCCGGACCCGACCGCGTCACCTCCCCCGAGCTGGCCGCCGCCCACGGCGCCGTCCTCGACCGAGCCGTCATCGCCGCCGCCGAGTCGGCGACCGGCCCCCTCAACTGAACCGAGACAACCCGCGCACGTCCCTTCGAGGCTCGGCCGCGAGCGGCCTCACACCTCAGGGAACGTGGATACACGAAGGAGTGAGACCCATGGACGGAGCCCGTCCCGTCCGCGCGCCGCGCGGCACCGAGATCACCGCCAGGAGCTGGCAGACCGAGGCGCCCCTGCGCATGCTGCAGAACAACCTCGACCCCGAGGTGGCCGAGCGTCCCGACGACCTCGTCGTCTACGGCGGCACCGGTCGTGCGGCCCGGTCGTGGGAGGCCTTCGACGCGATCGTGACGGTGCTCGAGGACCTCGAGGACGACGAGACCCTGCTCGTGCAGTCCGGCAAGCCGGTCGGCGTCCTGCGCACCCACGAGTGGGCGCCGCGCGTGCTCATCGCCAACTCCAACCTCGTCGGTGACTGGGCCACCTGGCCGCACTTCCGCACACTCGAGGCCGAGGGC
Proteins encoded in this region:
- the hutH gene encoding histidine ammonia-lyase; translation: MTTQQQTRTVTIGERPLTVDEVVAVARHHAPVEISDAAWERVRAARTVVEGLAEDTVAHYGVSTGFGALATRHIPHEKRAQLQRSLVRSHAAGSGPEVEEEVVRALMLLRIQTLATGRTGIREETLRLYLALLTGHITPVVHEYGSLGCSGDLSPLSHCALVLMGEGSVRVAGGDVVDAGEALAAAGLTPVELLEKEGLALINGTDGMLGMLCLAIHDLRTLLTTADISAAMSIEGLLGTDDVFAADLQALRPHPGQALAAENMRAVLAGSPIRDSHRDPAACTRVQDAYSLRCSPQVHGGARDTVEYAATVAAQELAAAVDNPVVTPDGRVESNGNFHGAPVAYVLDFLAIVAADVASMSERRTDRFLDPARNHGLPPFLADDPGVDSGLMIAQYTAAGMVSEMKRLAAPASVDSIPSSAMQEDHVSMGWGAGRKLRRSVDALSRVVAVELYTATRGIALRAPLRPAPATGAVIAALAERGDVAPGPDRVTSPELAAAHGAVLDRAVIAAAESATGPLN